In the genome of Helicovermis profundi, the window TTTTATCAATTGTTGCTTAATATTAAGCTTGAATAAATTTTATTTATATTTATAAAGGGGGATTACAATTGTACAAAAAATTATTTATACCAGGACCAGTTAATGTACTTGATGATGTTCTAGAGAAAATGGCTACTCCGATGATAGGACATAGAACTAAAGAAGCTTCAAATATACAAAGGTCAATTTCTGAAAAAATGCAGAAATTATGGTCTACTAAAGAACAAATAATACTATCAACTTCTTCTGGTAGTGGTTTAATGGAGGGTGCAATTAGAAGTTGTACTAGAAAGAAAGCTGCAGTTTTTAGCGTGGGTGCATTTGGAGATAGATGGCATAAAATGGCAATCTCGAATGGTGTAAAAGCAGATAAATATGCATCTGAATGGGGACAACCAACAACACCTGAAATGGTAGATAAAGCATTAAGCACTGGCGAATATGATCTACTTACGATCACTCATAATGAAACTTCAACTGGATTAATGAATCCTATTGTTGAAATTGCAGAAGTAGTTAAAAAATATCCTGAAGTAATTTTCTGTGTTGATATGGTTAGTTCTGCGGGTGGTGCAAAAGTTGAAGTTGATAAATTAGGAATAGATATATGTATAACTTCTACTCAAAAATGTTTAGGATTACCTCCTGGAATGGCTATTTGTTCGTTTTCAAAAAAAGCTGTTGAAAGAGCGGAATTAGTTGAAAATAGAGGTATGTATTTTGATTTATTAGCTTTGTACAAATACATTTTAAAGAAAGATCATCAATATCCATCGACTCCAACCTTATCTCATATGTTTGCACTAGATTACAAACTAGATAAAATGGAAAAAGAAGGATTTGACGCTATTTATGATCGTCACGAGGAAAATGCAAAGTTTGTTAGAGCGTGGGCAAATAAATATTTTAAAA includes:
- a CDS encoding pyridoxal-phosphate-dependent aminotransferase family protein; this translates as MYKKLFIPGPVNVLDDVLEKMATPMIGHRTKEASNIQRSISEKMQKLWSTKEQIILSTSSGSGLMEGAIRSCTRKKAAVFSVGAFGDRWHKMAISNGVKADKYASEWGQPTTPEMVDKALSTGEYDLLTITHNETSTGLMNPIVEIAEVVKKYPEVIFCVDMVSSAGGAKVEVDKLGIDICITSTQKCLGLPPGMAICSFSKKAVERAELVENRGMYFDLLALYKYILKKDHQYPSTPTLSHMFALDYKLDKMEKEGFDAIYDRHEENAKFVRAWANKYFKMFAEEKYASNTLTTILNTREISVADLNKKLGERGFTISNGYGDLKEKTFRIAHMADTTHEELEELLGQIEDILNLK